In the Fusarium oxysporum f. sp. lycopersici 4287 chromosome 9, whole genome shotgun sequence genome, one interval contains:
- a CDS encoding MFS transporter, SP family, general alpha glucoside:H+ symporter, producing the protein MSPDNKVDNGIAPVAVPVDENVAHEAAAATEAEHNMGLIQSFKLYKKACLWSIFLSLCIIMEGFDVVLLNNLFAYPPFQKKFGVEQPDGSYQLTAAWQSGLSNGTLCGQIIGLFINGIIADRFGYRKTLIGALIGCIGFIFIIFFSETLVQLLIGEIFIGIPWGVFQTLTTTYASEVCPTHLRAYLTTYVNLCWVLGQFIASGVLRAMVTRTDELGYKIPFALQWMWPVPLIIGIYLAPESPWWLVRRGRIEEAKRSLERLTVRNSNVDFKPDETISMMVHTNEMEKEAQAGTSYFDLFKGVSLRRTEIVCVTWMIQTLCGATFMGYSTYFYQQAGMAVENSFSMSLGQYAIGAVGTVFSWFLMGWFGRRTLYLYGQLAMCVFLLTIGCVAFAGRDNVAAQWTIGSLLLIYTFTYDSTVGPVCYSLVAELSSTRLRTKTVVLARNTYNIVGIMTNIITPRMLNPSAWNWGAKAGFFWAGTCFLCAVWTYFRLPEPKGRTYGELDVLFERGVPARQFKTTQVERLDAEFQTGKEKASAVYVEKVNSSAS; encoded by the coding sequence ATGTCTCCTGATAACAAGGTTGACAATGGCATCGCCCCCGTCGCGGTGCCAGTCGACGAGAACGTCGCTCATGAAGCTGCCGCTGCTACTGAGGCTGAGCACAACATGGGCTTGATACAGTCCTTCAAGCTCTACAAGAAAGCTTGTCTCTGGTCCATCTTTCTCTCCCTGTGCATCATCATGGAGGGTTTCGATGTtgtcctcctcaacaaccttTTTGCTTATCCCCCGTTCCAGAAGAAGTTTGGTGTCGAGCAGCCTGATGGCAGCTATCAATTGACAGCTGCTTGGCAATCTGGTCTCTCCAACGGAACTCTCTGCGGTCAAATCATcggtctcttcatcaacgGTATCATTGCTGATCGCTTCGGTTATCGCAAGACTCTCATCGGTGCTCTGATCGGCTGCATCggtttcatcttcatcatcttcttctccgaGACTCTGGTTCAGCTCCTCATTGGAGAGATCTTTATCGGTATTCCCTGGGGTGTCTTCCAGACCCTCACTACTACCTACGCCTCCGAAGTCTGCCCTACCCATCTCCGCGCCTATCTCACCACCTACGTCAACCTTTGCTGGGTTCTCGGCCAATTCATCGCCTCTGGTGTTCTCCGCGCTATGGTCACTCGCACTGACGAGTTGGGATACAAGATTCCCTTTGCTCTTCAGTGGATGTGGCCTGTTCCTCTCATCATCGGAATCTACCTCGCTCCCGAGTCTCCCTGGTGGCTCGTTCGTCGCGGCCGCATCGAAGAGGCCAAGCGATCCCTCGAGCGTCTCACTGTCCGCAACAGCAACGTCGACTTCAAGCCCGATGAGACCATCTCCATGATGGTTCACACCAACGAGATGGAAAAGGAAGCTCAAGCTGGTACTTCATACTTTGATCTCTTCAAGGGTGTCAGTCTTCGCCGAACTGAGATTGTCTGTGTTACCTGGATGATTCAGACTCTCTGCGGTGCTACATTTATGGGTTACTCCACCTACTTCTACCAGCAGGCCGGTATGGCTGTTGAGAACAGTTTCTCCATGTCTCTTGGTCAATATGCCATTGGTGCTGTCGGTACCGTCTTCTCCTGGTTCCTCATGGGTTGGTTCGGTCGCCGAACTCTCTACCTCTATGGACAGCTTGCCATGTGCGTCTTCCTCTTGACCATCGGCTGTGTCGCCTTTGCTGGCCGTGACAACGTCGCTGCTCAATGGACCATCggatctcttcttctcatctaCACCTTCACCTACGATTCGACCGTCGGACCCGTCTGCTACTCTCTCGTCGCTGAGTTGTCCTCCACCCGTCTCCGAACCAAGACTGTCGTCCTCGCCCGAAACACATACAACATTGTCGGAATCAtgaccaacatcatcactcCTCGCATGTTGAACCCTTCTGCTTGGAACTGGGGTGCCAAGGCTGGTTTCTTCTGGGCCGGAACTTGCTTCCTCTGTGCTGTCTGGACTTATTTCCGTCTTCCTGAGCCCAAGGGCCGAACCTATGGTGAGCTCGATGTTCTCTTTGAGCGTGGAGTTCCTGCTCGCCAGTTCAAGACTACCCAGGTTGAGCGTCTTGATGCCGAGTTCCAGACTGGAAAGGAAAAGGCTAGTGCTGTGTACGTTGAAAAGGTGAACAGCAGTGCTTCTTAG
- a CDS encoding glucan 1,6-alpha-glucosidase (At least one base has a quality score < 10), with amino-acid sequence MTVSRRSKQWWKQAIIYQIYPASFCDSNGDGMGDLQGIISKLDYIASLGIDVIWVCPMYDSPQVDMGYDISNYEDVYAPYGTLQDMEELIRKTHEKGMKIMLDLVINHTSDKHAWFEESRLSKDSPKRDWYIWRPAKYSPDGQRLPPNNWRSNFGGGSVWEWDETTGEYYLHLFAKEQPDLNWENPETRRAIYASSMEFWLDRGVDGFRVDTVNMYSKLQDFPDAPITDPKAKYQPAGLLYCNGPRMHEFLGEMNEILERYGAITVGELPHTPDLEKVLRYVSAKEKQLNMVFQFDVVDIGFGKTHKYETTPKNYTLPQLKDAFGRTQSLIQGTDAWTTVFMENHDQARSVSRFTNDSPQYRVAGAKLLALLQSCLSGTQYVYQGQEIGSVNAPKESYPLENYVDIESYQFLDLVKERSGEDEQEIDKAFNALQHLARDHARIPICWSDTKHGGFSEAAEKAGQPVKEPWMQAHPLSREINVASQLDDPHSVLSFWKKALHFRKEFSDLTVYGDYKLLRREDPEVYAFVKESQVDGSKVAVVLNFTTEEKTLTALTGEELGVTGGKKVKLVPIMSTHFGKEQTGVLSPFEGRAYLVT; translated from the coding sequence ATGACTGTCAGCAGACGCTCAAAGCAATGGTGGAAGCAGGCCATCATCTACCAAATCTACCCTGCATCGTTCTGCGACTCCAATGGCGATGGCATGGGCGATCTCCAAGGCATCATATCCAAGCTAGACTACATCGCCAGCCTAGGCATTGATGTCATCTGGGTATGTCCCATGTACGACAGCCCGCAGGTCGACATGGGCTATGATATCTCCAATTACGAAGATGTCTACGCTCCGTACGGTACTCTCCAGGATATGGAAGAGTTGATCCGCAAAACACACGAGAAGGGCATGAAGATTATGCTTGATCTTGTGATTAACCATACTTCTGATAAACACGCTTGGTTTGAAGAGTCGAGACTCAGCAAAGATAGTCCTAAGCGTGATTGGTACATCTGGAGACCTGCCAAGTACTCTCCAGACGGTCAACGCCTCCCCCCGAATAACTGGCGCTCCAATTTCGGCGGTGGTAGTGTTTGGGAGTGGGATGAGACTACTGGAGAGTATTACCTGCACCTCTTTGCAAAAGAACAGCCCGATCTCAATTGGGAGAACCCAGAGACTCGTCGCGCCATTTATGCTTCGTCGATGGAGTTTTGGCTCGACAGAGGCGTCGATGGCTTCAGAGTCGACACCGTCAACATGTACTCAAAGCTCCAAGACTTTCCCGATGCTCCCATCACCGACCCGAAAGCCAAATACCAACCTGCCGGTCTTCTCTACTGCAACGGCCCTCGCATGCACGAGTTTCTCGGCGAGATGAACGAGATCCTTGAGCGATACGGAGCTATTACTGTCGGAGAACTGCCTCATACACCGGATCTGGAAAAAGTCCTTCGATACGTCAGCGCGAAAGAGAAACAGCTCAACATGGTATTCCAGTTCGACGTCGTAGATATCGGTTTTGGAAAGACGCATAAATACGAGACGACACCGAAGAACTATACACTTCCTCAGCTGAAAGACGCTTTTGGTAGAACACAGAGTCTGATTCAGGGAACGGATGCTTGGACGACTGTGTTTATGGAGAACCATGATCAAGCACGCTCCGTATCACGATTCACAAACGATAGCCCACAGTACCGAGTCGCAGGtgccaagcttcttgcttTGCTGCAATCTTGTTTGAGCGGCACCCAGTATGTCTACCAAGGACAAGAAATTGGGTCTGTCAATGCACCAAAGGAGAGTTACCCATTGGAGAACTATGTCGATATCGAGAGTTACCAGTTCCTCGATTTAGTCAAGGAGCGATCGGGCGAGGATGAACAAGAGATTGACAAGGCTTTCAACGCTCTTCAGCACTTGGCTCGAGATCATGCTCGCATCCCTATTTGCTGGAGTGACACCAAGCACGGAGGTTTCTCCGAAGCAGCCGAGAAGGCAGGCCAACCCGTCAAAGAGCCTTGGATGCAGGCCCATCCTCTATCACGAGAGATCAACGTCGCATCTCAGCTGGACGATCCACACAGCGTGCTATCATTCTGGAAGAAAGCGCTGCACTTCCGAAAGGAGTTCTCTGATCTGACAGTGTATGGAGACTATAAACTTCTTCGAAGGGAGGACCCTGAGGTTTATGCTTTTGTTAAAGAGTCCCAGGTTGATGGTTCCAAGGTTGCTGTTGTTTTGAACTTTACTACTGAGGAAAAGACGTTGACTGCGCTGACGggtgaagagcttggagTTACTGGTGGGAAGAAGGTTAAGCTTGTGCCTATCATGTCAACGCATTTTGGAAAAGAGCAGACTGGTGTTTTGTCGCCGTTTGAAGGAAGGGCTTATTTGGTGACTTAG
- a CDS encoding hypothetical protein (At least one base has a quality score < 10) codes for MSIITLIPSGLQIHQEFGGGQVLLDSNYYSIAPKQRKLPTKLETLIQQLCILSLFADFYKPEGRNKNKNQQVATKVQDEVLPLPSKGQISAATRHFDIGANGAPNAVVLFPGNCRHYRWRFLHCLTLESYGSEPPSFGYKRVGSPASGNQSGEKKQRSNRENNDRNDDKGNKGNGQGPGKKKRGFGPQQPFIKKLACLFFKLDPQKYQCCAGYNLTKWDHVLQHLKRIHLIQGEHCPNCRKEFEGQFAEAEKNAHILQDACEKKTPLETGLLLEEEYNDLTGLHGSHEEKWYKAWKKLFGEHPAPYSPFIETLESMLEVQYSTLERELPSLLQSFLRDAMVRPDGDSTSATTNAILRLIRNPLPTSSSIVHGEPQAGLAPSTLGQLPEVHDMPPSHDPEPSPNTGESFRPSTGDIYAQRDISIMETRPFASQDILDELLWPQPSEESSIFDPVFFGEDEYFDQWINYLGDGQYFEGLDNRGHSLE; via the coding sequence ATGAGCATCATCACTCTTATACCAAGTGGGCTCCAAATCCACCAAGAATTTGGTGGAGGTCAGGTGCTTCTCGATTCCAATTACTACTCAATTGCGCCGAAACAGAGAAAGCTACCAACAAAACTGGAGACCCTGATCCAACAGCTTTGCATCCTGAGTCTTTTTGCCGACTTTTATAAGCCAGAGGGACGAAACAAGAATAAAAACCAACAGGTGGCTACCAAGGTTCAAGACGAAGTTTTACCCTTACCCTCCAAAGGCCAAATTAGTGCCGCTACCCGACACTTTGACATTGGAGCCAATGGCGCCCCCAACGCCGTGGTATTATTTCCGGGGAACTGCAGACACTACCGCTGGCGGTTTCTCCACTGTCTCACACTGGAATCGTATGGTTCTGAGCCGCCGAGCTTCGGATACAAGAGGGTTGGTTCGCCAGCCTCTGGAAATCAATCTGGTGAAAAGAAACAGCGATCTAACAGGGAAAATAATGACCGGAATGATGACAAAGGCAACAAGGGAAATGGACAAGGCCCaggcaaaaagaaaagaggctTTGGCCCCCAACAGCCTTTTATCAAAAAGCTTGCTTGTCTATTCTTCAAGCTGGATCCTCAAAAATATCAATGCTGCGCTGGATACAACCTCACCAAGTGGGATCATGTTTTGCAACACCTCAAGCGAATACATCTTATCCAAGGAGAGCATTGCCCCAACTGCCGAAAAGAATTTGAGGGCCAGTTCGCTGAGGCTGAAAAAAATGCACATATTCTCCAAGATGCTTGTGAGAAGAAAACCCCCTTAGAAACTGGACTGCTTCTTGAAGAGGAGTATAACGATCTCACCGGCCTACATGGTTCTCATGAGGAAAAGTGGTATAAAGCATGGAAAAAGCTCTTTGGAGAACACCCAGCTCCCTATTCACCGTTCATTGAAACTCTGGAGTCTATGCTGGAAGTGCAGTACAGCACTCTGGAGAGAGAACTGCCGAGTCTTTTACAGTCATTCCTTCGCGATGCGATGGTTAGGCCGGATGGTGATAGTACCTCAGCTACTACCAACGCTATACTGAGGCTGATACGGAATCCACTTCCTACTTCCAGTTCCATTGTACACGGAGAACCTCAGGCTGGGTTAGCACCTTCGACACTGGGACAATTACCGGAGGTCCATGACATGCCACCCAGCCATGATCCAGAGCCTTCGCCCAATACTGGGGAGTCTTTTAGGCCCAGCACTGGCGATATTTATGCTCAACGAGACATATCAATAATGGAAACTAGACCTTTTGCGTCACAGGACATATTGGATGAACTACTTTGGCCCCAGCCCTCGGAAGAATCTTCGATTTTCGATCCTGTGTTCTTTGGTGAGGATGAATATTTTGATCAGTGGATTAACTACCTGGGTGACGGACAAtattttgaagggcttgaTAACAGGGGGCATAGTCTAGAATGA
- a CDS encoding hypothetical protein (At least one base has a quality score < 10): protein MAGDGIAFFIFRLFILNQILGRVPRPTASFEGKTIIITGANTGLGFEAARHIIKLGAARLIIAVRSTEKGEAAKSVLAESTGCDPAILEVWPVDLASYASVKAFAARAIAELPRIDALIENAGIASEKWSWAEDNESMVTVNVVSTFLLALLLLPKLRETAACYNTRPNLTVVSSDMHYTVDFNEKDAPEGIFNSLNNEKGADMVSRYPITKLLEVFIVREMAARRPVELCPVTINTTNPGLCSSGLGGGEEGLLFKVGSFLFARSAEVGSRNLVYSASAGAETHGQYLDRCKIQQPATIVTGPGGKTTQERVWDELIAKLEKVQPGITGNL from the coding sequence ATGGCAGGCGACGGCAttgccttcttcatcttccgACTCTTTATATTGAACCAGATCCTAGGAAGGGTCCCCCGTCCAACAGCTTCATTTGAGGGCAAGACAATCATAATCACTGGAGCCAACACGGGATTGGGCTTTGAAGCGGCACGGCACATAATCAAGCTCGGGGCTGCTAGGCTGATCATAGCGGTGCGCTCAACTGAAAAGGGCGAAGCCGCCAAAAGCGTCCTTGCAGAATCGACAGGGTGCGACCCCGCAATCTTGGAAGTATGGCCTGTGGACCTGGCGAGCTATGCCAGCGTCAAGGCATTTGCCGCGCGAGCAATCGCCGAGCTGCCCCGGATCGACGCGCTGATCGAGAATGCGGGGATCGCTTCTGAGAAATGGTCATGGGCTGAGGATAACGAGAGCATGGTAACGGTCAATGTTGTCTCGACCTTTTTGTTGGCTCTGCTGCTCCTACCAAAGCTCAGAGAGACTGCTGCCTGTTACAACACGAGACCTAACTTGACTGTTGTCTCGAGTGACATGCACTATACAGTCGACTTCAACGAGAAGGATGCTCCCGAGGGCATCTTCAACAGCCTGAATAACGAGAAAGGGGCGGACATGGTCAGTCGCTATCCAATCACCAAGCTCCTCGAGGTATTCATTGTGCGCGAGATGGCGGCTCGGAGGCCCGTAGAGCTATGTCCGGTCACTATCAACACCACAAATCCCGGGCTCTGCAGCAGTGGACTGGGAGGCGGCGAGGAGGGTCTACTGTTCAAAGTCGGGTCCTTCCTGTTTGCGCGTTCGGCTGAGGTCGGCTCTCGGAACTTAGTTTACAGTGCTAGCGCAGGTGCTGAGACTCACGGCCAATACCTCGACAGGTGTAAGATACAACAGCCTGCTACTATTGTCACGGGTCCCGGGGGTAAGACCACGCAAGAAAGAGTATGGGATGAGCTTATCGCCAAGTTGGAGAAGGTCCAGCCGGGAATCACGGGCAATCTATAG
- a CDS encoding acetyltransferase, which yields MTRNPSSPPFTIRSHQPGDMGYITYRHGAVYAQEHGFNYRFESLIARITADFLDNFKPDLEGCWIAEKDGSFLGCIMLVQDKKPKTAKLRLLLVDESARGLGVGTALIQQCINFAREAGYEHIDLWTQSILEGARRLYKKAGFEMVETLNHNDWGVELTGEFWTLSL from the coding sequence ATGACTCGCAATCCATCTTCCCCGCCTTTCACCATTCGCAGCCACCAACCAGGCGACATGGGCTACATAACGTATCGACACGGAGCAGTCTACGCGCAGGAACACGGCTTCAATTATCGCTTCGAATCTTTAATTGCAAGAATCACCGCTGATTTTCTCGACAACTTCAAACCCGACCTGGAAGGCTGCTGGATTGCTGAAAAGGATGGATCATTTCTCGGCTGCATCATGTTGGTGCAAGATAAAAAGCCAAAAACTGCAAAGCTACGACTGCTGTTGGTTGATGAAAGTGCAAGAGGTCTGGGTGTTGGAACGGCCTTGATCCAGCAATGCATCAACTTCGCGAGAGAAGCGGGATACGAGCACATTGATCTTTGGACGCAGAGCATTTTGGAGGGTGCTCGAcgattatataaaaaggcGGGTTTTGAAATGGTTGAGACACTGAATCACAATGACTGGGGTGTGGAATTGACTGGGGAGTTCTGGACACTGTCGCTGTGA